The following are encoded in a window of Armatimonas rosea genomic DNA:
- a CDS encoding RelA/SpoT family protein — translation MTASLESILERVARYNPHADIALLRRAHDFATQKHDGQLRKSGEPYIIHPVAVAQILAELEMDEASISAGFLHDVVEDCGVTRDEIKETFSEEIAQLVDGVTKLKLADFERLAPELAAAAKEAAAKEAETGKVDSRRRKRLETRSSAENLRKILLATARDFRVMVIKLADRLHNMRTLQGLRPERQQRVAEETMQIFAPLAHRLGIWQVKWQLEDLAFKYLYPTEYKELSERIARTRVEREEDIRDALQKLREGFERAGLTPDIQGRPKHLWSIYNKMIKQELELTDIYDLIALRVIVPTVPECYTALGVVHETYLPIPGKFDDYIAKRKANLYQSLHTKVYGPRGEPLEVQIRTWDMHKTAEFGVAAHWAYKERGEAARAGKDVFERKMAFLRAQLFDAQQAEANPGEFLSRASTDLFADQVFVFTPKGDVLDLPAGATPIDFAYRVHSDVGDHLVQAKVNGRVVNLSYKLQNGDICQVLTRPQATPSLDWLTYSKSGHARGKIKNYFRKLKYDDNVIQGREVLMEELERLQLSTAILRDNKKMLPLANQLNKESVEDLFAALGFGDVALGMVVNRLRPELEKEKKKPDEDFSRRRNKEKLALAPGGVDGVAVTRGRCCLPLPGDEILGYVSRGRGMILHRDGCPNVAAYEAERLSPIDWHPSDTERFETGVIIETFDRHGLLRDVTDLFSENKVFILGINTRSDRAKNTAVLRLDFEAPSAEYVETLVRKLHSLEDLLAVHRLGVGAEDPKPVERS, via the coding sequence ATGACAGCAAGTCTGGAGAGCATTCTAGAGCGTGTTGCTCGCTATAACCCTCACGCGGATATAGCCTTGCTCCGCCGCGCCCACGACTTTGCGACACAGAAACACGATGGCCAGCTCCGCAAGAGCGGCGAGCCCTACATTATCCACCCGGTCGCGGTCGCCCAGATCCTCGCGGAGCTGGAGATGGACGAGGCCAGTATCTCGGCGGGCTTCCTCCACGATGTGGTCGAGGACTGCGGGGTGACGCGCGACGAGATCAAAGAGACTTTCTCCGAGGAGATCGCGCAGCTGGTCGATGGAGTCACCAAGCTCAAGCTCGCCGACTTTGAGCGCCTCGCCCCCGAGCTGGCCGCCGCCGCAAAAGAGGCCGCAGCAAAAGAGGCGGAGACCGGAAAAGTGGACTCACGCCGCCGCAAGCGCCTCGAGACCCGCTCGTCGGCGGAGAACCTGCGCAAGATCTTGCTGGCCACCGCCCGAGACTTTCGCGTGATGGTCATCAAGCTGGCGGACCGGCTCCACAACATGCGCACCCTCCAGGGCCTGCGCCCCGAGCGCCAGCAGCGGGTCGCGGAGGAGACCATGCAGATCTTCGCGCCGCTGGCCCACCGCCTTGGGATCTGGCAGGTAAAGTGGCAGCTCGAAGACCTGGCCTTTAAGTACCTCTACCCCACCGAGTACAAAGAGCTCAGCGAGCGGATCGCCCGCACCCGGGTCGAGCGCGAAGAGGACATCCGCGATGCGCTCCAAAAGCTCCGGGAGGGCTTCGAGCGCGCAGGCCTCACGCCGGATATCCAGGGCCGTCCCAAGCACCTCTGGAGCATCTACAACAAGATGATCAAGCAGGAGCTGGAGCTCACCGATATCTACGACCTGATCGCTCTGCGCGTGATTGTCCCCACGGTCCCCGAGTGCTACACCGCCCTCGGCGTGGTCCACGAGACCTATCTTCCCATCCCCGGCAAGTTCGACGACTACATCGCCAAGCGCAAGGCCAACCTCTACCAGAGCCTGCACACCAAGGTCTACGGCCCCCGGGGCGAGCCGCTGGAGGTGCAGATTCGGACCTGGGACATGCACAAGACCGCCGAGTTTGGGGTCGCGGCGCACTGGGCGTACAAGGAGCGCGGCGAGGCGGCACGGGCGGGCAAGGATGTCTTTGAGCGCAAGATGGCCTTCCTGCGCGCCCAGCTCTTCGATGCCCAGCAGGCCGAGGCCAACCCCGGGGAGTTTCTCTCCCGCGCCAGCACCGATCTCTTCGCCGACCAGGTCTTTGTCTTTACCCCCAAGGGCGATGTGCTCGACCTGCCTGCGGGCGCGACTCCGATCGACTTTGCCTACCGGGTGCACTCCGATGTGGGCGACCATCTCGTGCAGGCGAAGGTGAACGGGCGGGTCGTGAACCTCTCCTACAAGCTCCAGAACGGCGATATCTGCCAGGTGCTCACCCGCCCGCAGGCCACGCCGTCGCTGGACTGGCTCACCTACTCCAAGTCCGGCCACGCGCGTGGCAAGATCAAGAACTACTTCCGCAAGCTCAAGTACGACGACAACGTCATCCAGGGCCGTGAGGTGCTGATGGAGGAGCTAGAGCGCCTCCAGCTCTCCACCGCGATCCTGCGCGACAACAAGAAGATGCTCCCACTGGCCAACCAGCTCAATAAAGAGAGTGTCGAGGACCTCTTTGCGGCGCTGGGTTTTGGCGATGTGGCGCTGGGGATGGTGGTCAACCGCCTGCGCCCCGAGCTGGAGAAAGAGAAGAAAAAGCCCGACGAAGACTTCTCGCGGCGCCGGAATAAAGAGAAGCTGGCGCTGGCTCCCGGCGGGGTCGATGGGGTCGCGGTCACCCGGGGGCGCTGCTGCCTGCCGCTACCCGGCGATGAGATTCTGGGCTATGTCTCCCGTGGCCGGGGGATGATCCTCCACCGCGATGGCTGCCCGAATGTGGCGGCCTACGAAGCCGAGCGCCTCAGCCCCATCGACTGGCACCCGTCGGACACCGAGCGCTTCGAGACCGGCGTGATTATCGAGACCTTCGACCGCCACGGCCTCCTGCGCGATGTCACCGACCTCTTCTCCGAGAACAAGGTCTTCATCCTGGGCATCAACACCCGCTCCGACCGCGCCAAGAACACCGCCGTCCTGCGCCTGGACTTCGAGGCACCGTCGGCGGAGTATGTCGAGACCCTCGTGCGCAAGCTCCACTCCCTGGAAGACCTGCTCGCCGTTCATCGACTCGGAGTCGGTGCCGAGGACCCTAAGCCCGTCGAGCGTAGCTAA
- a CDS encoding alpha-N-arabinofuranosidase: MNATLTLDKDFVLSEIDPRVYGGFAEHLGRHIYTGIYEPGHPTADSEGFREDVIALVRELSMPIIRYPGGNFVSGYNWEDGVGPRESRPRRLELAWGITETNEFGTNEFMSWCKKVGSEAMMAVNLGTRGPDEARQLVEYCNHPGGTQLSDLRKSHGATDPYGIKVWCLGNEMDGPWQMGARTAYEYGRVANEAAKLMKWVDGSIETILCGSSGRGMASFGKWEWESLHESYNNVDYLSLHTYYNNRANDTPAFLAETENMGDFIAEAIALCDAVKAAKKSKKTINLSFDEWNVWYHSGDWGQLGARWDEVRPQLEDIYNMEDVLVVGGMLLAMLQYADRLKIGCIAQIVNVIAPIMTRPGGGAWRQTIFYPLQQCSQYGRGTALRTAVSSPTYDCATRDKAPYLATSAVISESGDALTIFAINRSLTEPLELTTTLRGFGKAEVIEWTTMHHADLKAVNTETNPENVVPQQATGAVVSGETLTATLPAASWNVIRLKL, encoded by the coding sequence ATGAACGCAACGCTGACACTAGACAAGGACTTTGTCCTCTCTGAGATCGACCCACGCGTCTATGGGGGCTTCGCGGAGCACCTGGGACGCCATATCTACACCGGAATCTACGAACCCGGCCACCCGACCGCCGATAGCGAGGGCTTCCGTGAGGATGTGATCGCGCTGGTACGGGAGCTCTCGATGCCGATTATCCGCTACCCCGGCGGCAACTTTGTCAGCGGCTACAACTGGGAAGACGGTGTCGGGCCGCGCGAGAGCCGTCCACGACGCCTGGAGCTGGCCTGGGGCATCACCGAGACCAACGAGTTTGGCACCAATGAGTTCATGAGCTGGTGCAAGAAAGTCGGCTCCGAGGCGATGATGGCCGTCAATCTGGGGACCCGTGGCCCGGATGAGGCACGTCAGCTGGTGGAGTACTGCAACCATCCCGGCGGGACGCAGCTCTCGGATTTACGAAAGAGCCACGGCGCGACCGATCCGTACGGCATCAAGGTCTGGTGCCTGGGCAACGAGATGGACGGCCCCTGGCAGATGGGTGCTCGCACGGCGTATGAGTACGGCCGGGTCGCCAACGAGGCCGCCAAGCTGATGAAGTGGGTGGATGGCAGTATCGAGACCATTCTCTGCGGCTCGTCGGGGCGGGGCATGGCCAGCTTCGGCAAGTGGGAGTGGGAGTCGCTGCACGAGAGCTACAACAATGTGGACTACCTCTCGCTGCACACCTACTACAACAACCGCGCCAACGACACGCCCGCGTTTCTCGCCGAGACCGAGAACATGGGCGACTTTATCGCGGAGGCGATCGCGCTCTGTGATGCGGTGAAGGCAGCCAAGAAGAGCAAGAAGACCATCAATCTCAGCTTCGATGAGTGGAATGTCTGGTACCACAGCGGCGACTGGGGCCAGCTCGGGGCGCGCTGGGACGAGGTCCGGCCGCAGCTGGAAGACATCTACAACATGGAGGACGTGCTGGTGGTCGGCGGGATGCTGCTGGCGATGCTCCAGTATGCGGATCGCCTCAAGATCGGCTGTATCGCGCAGATTGTGAACGTCATTGCGCCGATCATGACTCGCCCCGGTGGCGGCGCGTGGCGGCAGACCATCTTCTACCCGCTCCAGCAGTGCTCGCAGTACGGCCGTGGCACCGCGCTTCGAACGGCAGTCAGCTCCCCCACCTACGACTGTGCGACTCGCGATAAGGCTCCGTACCTCGCAACAAGTGCGGTTATCAGTGAGTCGGGCGATGCGCTGACGATCTTTGCGATCAACCGCAGCCTCACCGAGCCGCTGGAGCTCACCACGACGCTCCGGGGCTTTGGTAAGGCCGAGGTGATCGAGTGGACCACGATGCACCACGCCGATCTTAAGGCCGTCAATACCGAGACCAACCCCGAGAATGTCGTGCCCCAGCAGGCGACGGGCGCCGTCGTGAGCGGCGAGACGCTCACGGCGACACTCCCTGCCGCCTCGTGGAACGTCATTCGGCTGAAGCTCTAG
- the purM gene encoding phosphoribosylformylglycinamidine cyclo-ligase, with protein MSVTYADSGVSIDAGNEAVRRMKQHIRSTFNEGVLADVGSFGGMFQPNFGGMREPVLVSSMDGVGTKLKVAFMTGKHDTVGRDLVWHCVNDILVQGARPLFFLDYFATGKLDPIVAADVVKGLAEGCRTSGCVLIGGETAEMPGMYTDGEYDIAGCIVGMVDKSKILIGASVAPGDVLIGLASEGLHTNGYSLARKVLFEVGNVPVEEVADELLAPHRCYAPAILPILDAGDTIKAMAHITGGGFYDNIPRSLPENCGAVVQKSSFTVLPIFERIQQIGNVPEADMYRTFNMGVGLVLVVAPEHADATLATLRASGETASVIGEVTTGAHEVVLA; from the coding sequence ATGAGCGTGACCTATGCCGATTCCGGCGTGAGTATTGATGCGGGCAACGAGGCGGTACGGCGGATGAAGCAGCACATTCGCTCGACCTTCAACGAGGGTGTCCTAGCGGATGTGGGCAGCTTCGGCGGGATGTTCCAGCCCAACTTTGGCGGGATGCGCGAGCCCGTGCTGGTAAGTAGCATGGACGGCGTCGGCACCAAGCTCAAAGTGGCCTTCATGACCGGCAAGCACGACACTGTGGGCCGCGATCTGGTCTGGCACTGTGTCAACGACATCCTGGTCCAAGGCGCACGCCCGCTCTTCTTTCTCGACTACTTCGCCACCGGCAAGCTCGACCCGATTGTCGCGGCCGATGTGGTCAAGGGCCTCGCGGAGGGCTGCCGCACCAGTGGCTGCGTCCTGATCGGGGGCGAGACCGCGGAGATGCCGGGGATGTACACCGACGGTGAGTACGATATCGCCGGCTGCATCGTGGGGATGGTGGATAAGAGCAAGATCCTCATCGGCGCGAGTGTCGCACCAGGCGATGTGCTGATCGGGCTGGCATCGGAGGGGCTCCATACCAACGGCTACTCGCTGGCAAGGAAAGTTCTCTTCGAGGTCGGCAATGTTCCTGTGGAGGAGGTCGCCGACGAGCTGCTCGCGCCGCACCGTTGCTACGCCCCCGCGATCCTGCCGATTCTCGACGCGGGCGACACGATCAAGGCGATGGCCCATATCACCGGCGGCGGCTTCTACGACAACATCCCCCGCTCCCTCCCCGAGAACTGCGGCGCGGTGGTCCAGAAGTCCAGCTTCACCGTGCTCCCGATCTTCGAGCGCATCCAGCAGATCGGCAATGTCCCCGAGGCGGATATGTACCGGACCTTCAACATGGGAGTCGGCCTCGTGCTCGTGGTCGCCCCCGAGCACGCCGACGCCACCCTCGCTACGCTCCGCGCCTCGGGTGAGACGGCGAGTGTGATAGGGGAGGTGACGACAGGTGCACATGAGGTGGTGCTGGCATAA
- a CDS encoding Uma2 family endonuclease: MSTVVLENVAWETYQRLLFEVGEQARLTYDRGCLEIEMSPLLKHEAPKRLLESLVEFFCEEHELAFLSLGSTTFSREERLQGAEPDSGFILGARAEISEDYTESDPVTMYPDLVIEVDVTSPSVGKDSLYHTLGVQEIWRWRGAKLQILSRTEAGFVALTSSKVLEGAEAIRLTELVLQGQKTTQIAWRKQVRAWARGEES, translated from the coding sequence ATGTCGACGGTTGTGCTGGAGAACGTGGCCTGGGAGACCTACCAGCGGCTTCTCTTTGAAGTCGGGGAGCAGGCACGCCTCACCTACGACCGTGGCTGCCTGGAAATCGAGATGAGCCCTCTTCTGAAGCACGAAGCCCCCAAACGCCTCCTCGAAAGTCTGGTGGAGTTCTTCTGCGAGGAGCACGAGCTTGCGTTTCTCTCCCTCGGAAGCACCACGTTCTCCCGCGAGGAGAGGCTCCAGGGAGCCGAACCCGACTCGGGTTTCATACTAGGAGCACGTGCCGAGATCTCCGAGGACTACACGGAGAGCGACCCTGTCACCATGTACCCTGATCTGGTGATCGAAGTGGATGTCACCAGCCCTTCGGTCGGGAAGGATAGCCTCTACCACACGCTAGGCGTCCAGGAAATCTGGCGCTGGCGGGGGGCAAAGCTACAAATTTTGAGCCGCACGGAGGCAGGTTTCGTCGCCCTAACAAGTAGCAAGGTGCTAGAGGGAGCCGAGGCAATACGACTCACCGAGCTCGTGCTTCAGGGCCAAAAGACAACACAGATTGCCTGGCGCAAGCAAGTGCGTGCGTGGGCGCGAGGAGAAGAGAGCTAG
- a CDS encoding alpha-mannosidase, with amino-acid sequence MISPSIPEWVQQWLTACEHTVFSQRLPITNWTFERAGHVQAVAPGFVWTATEEECWLRASVMVPPDWAGKRVGLWFELPGCEPLLSVDGELWQALDYNHGDVLLHEPTTGGESHTLEISCYSPSRGGEAILQTAELVVIDREAEGLYYDLLTASELLGVLSERSPSGKSLREALEQALQADTNAESRAVLAQFFTQHAAASTEPHVALLGHSHIDLAYLWAIPNTKQKVGRTFATALRLMREFPEFTFTQSQPQLYAWCKTLYPELYEQIKARVAEGRWEPTGGMWVEADCNLASGEALIRQVLFGNRFFEQEFGVTTKILWLPDVFGYSASLPQLMKSCGLEYFLTSKISWSDTNRMPHDTFRWRGIDGTEVLTQFLTAPEFHRGLNQEISTYNGQLTPFELRRGWERYQDKALHQEICHCVGHGDGGGGVTRRMLEVARRLQSVAGLGSCGFDRADAFFARLPKTNLPLWSGELYLENHRGTYTSQGRIKQGNRTAERALRSAELFAALAQTQLGTPYPKAALDTLWETLLLNQFHDILPGTCIRPAVEQAERELGEVVSGALALQDAALTELSQNIATPTDSVIVFNPTDTLRPSDSFYVRLPGDLVRKGRVLFTDPDGEPLSSQFLRMVGKEREYLVTLLEVEPLGYQTIGLGRTDAPADESTVVAEENVLENDFVRVTLTAHGELASIVHKTEDGEREALAAPATLVAYEDKPAAYDAWNIDATYRDSPCPLADEATVTRFEVIENGPVRASILVERQFRNSRITQRIQLWAHSARVELVTEIDWHEHQTLLKAHVPATVLASRATYEIPFGAIERPTHRNTSWDAAKFEVCGHKWADLSEGDFGVSILSDTKYGYDARENTLSLTLLKSGIYPDPDADQGLHRFTYAILPHTGDWRNETVDEAHALSYPLLARFAPKNPKAALPPRYDFVSIDDQGLIIETVKRTETDGNALVVRLYEALQTRGEATLTFGFKLAAAYETNSLEQDPMPVPFKNNTLTFPYRPFEIKTFVVHPK; translated from the coding sequence ATGATTTCTCCCTCTATCCCCGAGTGGGTGCAGCAGTGGCTGACCGCCTGCGAGCACACCGTCTTCTCCCAGCGCCTCCCGATCACCAACTGGACCTTTGAGCGCGCCGGGCACGTGCAAGCCGTCGCCCCTGGTTTTGTCTGGACCGCTACCGAGGAAGAGTGCTGGTTGCGTGCCAGCGTCATGGTTCCCCCAGACTGGGCGGGCAAGCGAGTGGGGCTCTGGTTTGAGCTACCCGGCTGCGAGCCGCTGCTCTCGGTCGATGGAGAGCTCTGGCAAGCGCTGGACTACAACCACGGCGATGTGCTCCTCCACGAGCCCACCACCGGCGGCGAGAGCCACACGCTGGAGATCTCCTGCTACAGCCCGTCGCGCGGCGGCGAGGCGATACTCCAGACAGCCGAGCTGGTCGTGATCGATCGCGAGGCCGAGGGGCTCTACTACGACCTCCTCACGGCGAGTGAGCTACTCGGGGTTCTTTCGGAGCGGTCCCCCTCCGGCAAGAGCCTACGGGAGGCACTGGAGCAAGCACTCCAGGCAGATACCAACGCGGAGTCGCGGGCGGTACTGGCACAGTTCTTTACACAACACGCCGCCGCCAGCACCGAGCCCCATGTCGCGCTCCTGGGGCACTCACACATTGATCTCGCATATCTCTGGGCGATTCCCAACACGAAGCAAAAAGTGGGGCGGACCTTTGCCACGGCCCTGCGCCTGATGCGGGAGTTCCCCGAGTTTACCTTCACCCAGTCCCAGCCCCAGCTCTATGCCTGGTGCAAGACGCTCTATCCCGAGCTGTATGAGCAGATCAAAGCCCGTGTCGCCGAGGGGCGCTGGGAGCCGACCGGGGGAATGTGGGTGGAGGCCGACTGCAACCTCGCATCGGGCGAGGCGCTCATCCGGCAGGTGCTCTTTGGCAATCGCTTCTTTGAGCAAGAGTTCGGTGTCACGACCAAGATTCTCTGGCTCCCGGATGTCTTTGGCTACAGCGCGTCGCTGCCCCAGCTGATGAAGTCCTGCGGGCTGGAGTACTTTCTGACGTCGAAGATCTCCTGGTCGGACACCAACCGCATGCCCCACGACACGTTCCGCTGGCGCGGGATCGACGGCACCGAGGTCCTCACCCAGTTCCTGACCGCGCCCGAGTTCCACCGTGGGCTGAATCAGGAGATCTCCACCTACAACGGGCAGCTGACGCCCTTTGAGCTGCGCCGTGGCTGGGAGCGCTACCAGGACAAGGCGCTGCACCAAGAGATCTGCCACTGTGTCGGGCACGGCGATGGCGGCGGCGGCGTGACCCGGCGGATGCTTGAAGTGGCGCGGCGGCTCCAGAGTGTCGCGGGCCTCGGCTCGTGCGGCTTCGACCGCGCCGATGCGTTTTTTGCACGCCTCCCCAAGACCAACCTGCCTCTCTGGAGCGGCGAGCTCTATCTGGAGAACCACCGCGGCACCTACACGTCGCAGGGGCGCATCAAGCAGGGCAACCGTACCGCCGAGCGCGCCCTGCGCAGCGCCGAGCTATTTGCCGCGCTGGCCCAGACCCAGCTGGGGACGCCCTACCCCAAGGCCGCGCTCGACACGCTCTGGGAGACACTGCTCCTCAACCAGTTCCACGATATCCTCCCCGGCACCTGCATCCGCCCTGCAGTCGAGCAAGCCGAGCGCGAGCTGGGTGAGGTGGTCTCAGGGGCTCTCGCCCTGCAAGATGCCGCACTGACGGAGCTCTCCCAGAATATCGCCACGCCCACGGACTCCGTGATTGTCTTCAACCCGACCGACACGCTCCGCCCCAGCGACTCGTTCTATGTCCGGCTCCCTGGCGATCTGGTGCGCAAGGGCCGTGTCCTCTTCACCGACCCCGACGGCGAGCCCCTCAGCAGTCAGTTCCTGCGCATGGTCGGCAAGGAGCGTGAGTACTTAGTAACGCTTCTGGAGGTCGAGCCCCTTGGCTACCAGACCATTGGCCTGGGCCGCACCGATGCCCCCGCCGATGAGAGCACGGTAGTCGCCGAGGAGAATGTCCTCGAAAATGACTTTGTCCGGGTGACGCTCACTGCCCACGGCGAGCTGGCCTCGATTGTCCACAAGACCGAGGACGGCGAGCGCGAGGCCCTGGCCGCCCCGGCCACCCTGGTCGCGTATGAGGACAAGCCCGCCGCCTACGATGCCTGGAATATCGACGCAACCTACCGCGACAGCCCCTGCCCCCTCGCCGACGAAGCCACCGTCACCCGCTTTGAGGTGATCGAGAACGGCCCGGTGCGTGCGAGTATCCTGGTCGAGCGTCAGTTCCGGAACTCCAGAATCACCCAGCGCATCCAGCTCTGGGCGCACTCTGCCCGTGTCGAGCTGGTCACGGAGATCGACTGGCACGAGCACCAGACCCTGCTCAAGGCCCATGTACCCGCCACCGTGCTCGCCAGCCGCGCCACCTACGAGATTCCCTTTGGCGCGATCGAGCGGCCGACGCACCGCAACACGAGCTGGGACGCCGCCAAGTTCGAGGTCTGTGGTCATAAGTGGGCCGATCTCTCCGAGGGAGACTTCGGGGTCAGCATTCTCTCGGACACCAAGTACGGCTACGATGCCCGCGAGAACACGCTCTCGCTCACGCTGCTCAAGTCCGGTATCTACCCCGACCCCGACGCCGACCAGGGGCTCCACCGCTTCACCTACGCGATCCTCCCCCACACCGGCGACTGGCGCAACGAGACGGTCGATGAAGCCCACGCGCTCAGCTACCCGCTGCTCGCCCGCTTCGCCCCGAAGAACCCCAAGGCCGCACTCCCCCCCCGCTACGACTTTGTCTCGATAGACGACCAAGGCCTGATTATCGAGACCGTCAAGCGCACCGAGACCGACGGCAACGCGCTGGTTGTCCGCCTCTACGAAGCCCTCCAAACCCGCGGCGAGGCAACCCTCACCTTCGGCTTCAAGCTCGCCGCCGCCTACGAGACCAACTCCCTGGAGCAAGACCCCATGCCCGTGCCGTTTAAAAACAACACCCTGACCTTTCCCTACCGGCCCTTTGAGATCAAAACCTTCGTGGTACACCCCAAGTGA
- a CDS encoding helix-turn-helix transcriptional regulator, producing MPIRNNIRKLRFEHGELTQQALAEKVGVTRQTLIAIEAAKYSPTLELAFRIAAVFGKPLDEVFQHDPE from the coding sequence ATGCCGATCCGCAACAACATCCGCAAGCTCCGCTTCGAGCACGGCGAGCTGACGCAGCAAGCGCTCGCGGAGAAAGTGGGAGTGACACGCCAGACCCTGATCGCTATCGAGGCTGCCAAGTACTCCCCCACCCTGGAGCTTGCCTTTCGTATCGCCGCTGTCTTTGGCAAGCCCCTCGATGAAGTCTTCCAGCACGACCCGGAGTAG
- a CDS encoding deoxyribonuclease IV, protein MPRFLFGAHTGVAGGLHNGLIEGHDIACDTIQIFTSSPRQWAAKALTDEAIALWKVKATETKLAPLIAHDSYLINLASPDPETRQKSLNAFIAELERCEALGLDFLVSHPGAHMGAGEDAGCVQLAASLDTVHQATAGFHVRVALETTAAKGTTLGGVFEHFPAIIDRVAEPERLVVCLDTCHIYDAGYDLVGDPTGVWDRFGATVGFDRLKIIHANDSKFGLASKRDHHAHIGEGTIGDAGFVAFLSDPRLPESLPLIVETPVDDNKGHRENVAKLRALLT, encoded by the coding sequence ATGCCTCGTTTTCTCTTTGGAGCCCACACGGGTGTCGCCGGTGGCCTGCACAATGGCCTGATCGAGGGCCACGATATCGCCTGCGACACGATTCAGATTTTCACCTCAAGCCCGCGCCAGTGGGCCGCCAAGGCCCTCACCGACGAGGCGATTGCGCTCTGGAAGGTCAAGGCCACCGAGACCAAGCTTGCGCCCCTGATCGCCCACGACTCGTATCTGATCAACCTGGCCTCGCCCGATCCCGAGACCCGGCAGAAATCGCTCAATGCCTTTATCGCGGAGCTGGAGCGCTGCGAGGCACTGGGGCTGGACTTTCTGGTCTCGCATCCCGGTGCACACATGGGCGCGGGCGAGGACGCGGGCTGCGTCCAGCTTGCGGCCTCGCTGGACACCGTGCACCAGGCCACTGCGGGCTTTCATGTGCGCGTGGCGCTGGAGACCACGGCGGCCAAGGGCACGACCCTAGGCGGAGTCTTTGAGCACTTCCCCGCCATTATCGACCGGGTCGCCGAGCCGGAGCGCCTGGTGGTGTGCCTGGATACCTGCCATATCTACGACGCCGGCTACGACCTCGTGGGCGATCCCACCGGAGTCTGGGACCGCTTCGGGGCGACGGTCGGCTTTGACCGGCTCAAGATTATCCACGCCAACGACTCCAAGTTCGGACTCGCCAGCAAGCGCGACCACCACGCCCATATCGGGGAGGGGACGATTGGTGATGCGGGCTTTGTCGCCTTCCTCTCGGACCCACGCCTCCCGGAGAGCCTGCCGCTGATCGTGGAGACCCCCGTGGACGATAACAAGGGCCACCGGGAGAATGTCGCCAAGCTCCGTGCCCTCTTGACCTAA